GTTTGGAATTCTATACGGATCAAAGATTTTGGGTCAAGCGTTCGATGACCTCGCCGTCTTTGTCCCGAATGACGACTTCGAGCGGCATCTGGCCGGGAAGCGTGTGCGTGGCGCAGGCCATGCACGGATCGTAGGCCCGGTAAGCCATCTCGATCGTGTTCAACAAGCCTTCCTTGATCTCAACTCCTTTGGTGATCAACCCCTGGGCGGCTTTCTTGACCGACATGTTGATGGCGGCGTTGTTGTTGGTCGTTCCGACGATCA
The Anaerolineales bacterium DNA segment above includes these coding regions:
- a CDS encoding nickel-dependent hydrogenase large subunit gives rise to the protein ESSNIMSKTDVKRFFYATEHWVELATDSEITGEEFRVLPTETPTEGVGEVEAPRGTLTHHYWTDERGVLTKVNLIVGTTNNNAAINMSVKKAAQGLITKGVEIKEGLLNTIEMAYRAYDPCMACATHTLPGQMPLEVVIRDKDGEVIERLTQNL